One part of the Rhodococcus oxybenzonivorans genome encodes these proteins:
- a CDS encoding MFS transporter, translated as MTATETAAPRRLGPLVLLNLATLFSATGNGIAIVVLPWLVLERTGRASDAAVVAGAATLPLLLSSLFAGTVVDLFGRRRTSIISDCLSALSAAAIPIVANTAGLSVLVIAVLAAVGAAFDPAGIAARESMLPAATTSAGWSLDRMNSLYEANYNVAYLVGPGIGGVLIATVGAENTLWVTALGFVLSIVTITFLRLENAGRPDASSAPTSLWRGTVEGLKFVWHNRLLRTIALVDMAVVALYLPVESVVFPVYFTELDKPAQLGSVLMALSVGGVVGALAYGPLSPFVSRRVIMLVAVIVLGAAMVAMAFLPPLWAILALALLQGLVFGPVGPIANYAMQTRSPEHMRGRITGVMTSTAYAAGPLGYLLAGPMIDAWGIQPTFFVLAVPVLVLGIACCAFPVLKELDAPATVS; from the coding sequence GTGACCGCCACCGAGACGGCAGCGCCTCGCCGGCTCGGCCCTCTGGTGCTGCTCAATCTGGCAACCCTGTTCTCCGCCACCGGGAACGGTATCGCAATCGTCGTGTTGCCGTGGTTGGTGCTGGAGCGAACCGGCCGCGCCTCCGACGCGGCGGTGGTCGCCGGCGCGGCCACTCTTCCCCTTCTGTTGTCGAGTCTGTTCGCGGGCACGGTCGTCGACCTGTTCGGTCGGCGCCGCACCTCGATCATCTCCGATTGCCTCTCCGCACTCTCGGCTGCCGCCATTCCGATCGTGGCGAACACGGCGGGCCTGTCGGTCCTGGTCATAGCCGTCCTCGCGGCAGTCGGCGCCGCGTTCGACCCGGCAGGCATCGCGGCGAGGGAATCGATGCTGCCTGCAGCCACGACGTCGGCCGGGTGGTCGCTCGACCGGATGAACAGCCTCTACGAGGCCAATTACAACGTGGCCTACCTGGTCGGACCGGGTATCGGCGGGGTCCTGATCGCCACGGTCGGGGCCGAGAACACATTGTGGGTGACGGCCCTCGGCTTCGTCTTGTCCATCGTCACCATCACCTTCCTCCGGCTCGAAAATGCCGGCCGGCCCGACGCCTCGTCGGCGCCGACCTCACTCTGGCGCGGCACCGTCGAGGGTTTGAAGTTCGTGTGGCACAACCGCCTTCTGCGCACGATCGCCTTGGTCGACATGGCGGTGGTGGCGCTGTACCTGCCTGTCGAGTCCGTCGTGTTCCCGGTGTACTTCACCGAACTCGACAAACCCGCACAGCTGGGTTCGGTGCTGATGGCACTGAGCGTCGGCGGAGTCGTGGGCGCCCTGGCATACGGGCCGCTCTCCCCCTTCGTGTCCAGACGGGTGATCATGCTCGTCGCGGTGATCGTCCTGGGCGCGGCCATGGTGGCCATGGCGTTCCTCCCGCCCCTGTGGGCGATCCTCGCGCTGGCCTTGCTGCAGGGCCTCGTCTTCGGGCCGGTCGGCCCGATTGCCAACTACGCCATGCAAACTCGTAGCCCCGAGCACATGCGCGGGCGGATCACGGGAGTCATGACGTCCACGGCGTACGCTGCCGGTCCGCTGGGCTATCTGCTTGCCGGGCCGATGATCGACGCCTGGGGCATTCAGCCGACGTTCTTCGTGCTCGCCGTCCCGGTGCTCGTCCTCGGTATCGCCTGTTGCGCATTTCCGGTCCTGAAGGAACTGGACGCCCCGGCGACCGTCAGCTGA
- a CDS encoding DUF3558 domain-containing protein produces the protein MRSSSESDRLAVRGLCAAAAALTLVGCASGNGDDTGMPDALPRTSTAAQPGAFVGECGSLTDGEVYERAGMSGLKPVSRNGIKCRWEADGGARYVMFTWYRGSPIDRERSVAQGIGHEVHDLDIAGHRGFSSQNEGFCEVAVATGADFVHWLVRYGVGVTPSDPCAAPTALVDLTLKKAK, from the coding sequence ATGCGGAGCTCGTCTGAGTCGGACCGTCTGGCCGTCCGCGGCCTGTGTGCCGCTGCCGCCGCCCTCACACTGGTCGGCTGCGCATCAGGAAACGGTGACGATACCGGCATGCCGGACGCCCTTCCGCGGACGTCGACGGCCGCCCAGCCGGGAGCGTTCGTGGGCGAGTGCGGCTCACTCACCGACGGCGAGGTCTACGAGCGGGCGGGGATGTCCGGGCTCAAGCCCGTGTCCCGCAATGGAATCAAATGCCGCTGGGAGGCCGACGGCGGAGCCCGATATGTGATGTTCACCTGGTACCGCGGCAGCCCGATCGACCGGGAACGGTCGGTGGCGCAGGGAATCGGGCACGAGGTCCACGACCTCGACATCGCCGGGCATCGGGGGTTTTCCTCACAGAACGAGGGATTCTGTGAGGTGGCGGTGGCGACGGGGGCGGATTTCGTGCATTGGCTGGTCCGGTACGGCGTCGGCGTCACACCGTCCGATCCGTGCGCGGCTCCTACCGCTCTCGTCGACCTCACTCTGAAGAAGGCGAAATGA
- a CDS encoding GNAT family N-acetyltransferase has product MAVKVEHDVSESRFEIFLDGQLAGYADYAERNGVRDFHHTVTYPQFRGQGLAAQLVKAALDDTKDRGFSVVPSCSYVEHYIAENPSYAELV; this is encoded by the coding sequence GTGGCGGTCAAGGTAGAGCACGACGTGTCCGAGTCCCGGTTCGAGATCTTCCTCGACGGTCAGCTCGCCGGGTACGCCGATTACGCCGAGAGGAACGGTGTCCGCGACTTCCACCACACCGTCACCTACCCACAGTTCCGGGGGCAGGGACTGGCCGCTCAACTTGTCAAAGCTGCCCTGGACGACACGAAGGACCGTGGCTTCTCCGTGGTTCCGTCCTGCTCGTACGTCGAGCATTACATCGCCGAGAATCCGAGCTATGCGGAGCTCGTCTGA
- a CDS encoding DUF4185 domain-containing protein: protein MTKLRRVVSLAMPALLASTCTFFAWSPSVATAAPCLGSGSLGSSSNNDINPIPWLNGSDGRLPELRGHTQAVAHITGPRSTNDTIFRFSVLGTDLGIMWDNGAGQVLTAFGDTVGLSDNPLCGLVGDWRSNILLRSSDRDLTNGMSIENSPVDRPNHSKEIIQSKKIPGVEQTVIPTTGISVGPVQYINYMSVRSWGAPGEWETNASGIAYSVDNGENWVTDPLTLRPNVPGTGAENFQMGSYVKHDGFVYAFGTPSGRSGDARLSRVPEAEIRNLTAYEYWDGKAWVKANAALAAPVIPGPVSELSVQFNEYLGQFVAMYTDAGNSVVMRRSDRLESGWSAPEVLVSSRDVPELYGAYMHPWSKGSDLYFLATTWSDYNVMLLRTNLAD, encoded by the coding sequence GTGACCAAGCTCCGCCGTGTCGTTTCACTGGCCATGCCCGCTCTATTGGCGTCTACCTGCACGTTTTTCGCGTGGTCACCCTCCGTTGCGACGGCGGCGCCGTGCCTCGGATCAGGCAGCCTGGGTTCGAGCTCGAACAACGATATCAATCCGATTCCATGGCTGAACGGCAGCGACGGCCGCCTTCCCGAACTACGCGGCCACACCCAGGCCGTCGCACACATCACTGGGCCCCGCAGCACCAACGACACGATCTTCCGATTCAGCGTCCTCGGAACCGACCTCGGCATCATGTGGGACAACGGAGCCGGCCAGGTTCTCACCGCCTTCGGCGATACGGTCGGCCTCAGCGACAATCCCCTGTGCGGGCTCGTCGGCGACTGGCGCAGCAACATTCTGCTTCGCAGCAGCGACCGCGATCTCACCAACGGCATGAGTATCGAGAACTCGCCCGTCGACCGCCCGAATCATTCCAAGGAAATCATCCAGAGCAAGAAGATTCCGGGCGTCGAGCAAACTGTCATCCCCACCACCGGCATCTCGGTGGGTCCCGTGCAGTACATCAATTACATGTCCGTGCGGAGCTGGGGCGCTCCCGGCGAATGGGAAACCAACGCGTCAGGAATCGCGTATTCCGTCGACAACGGCGAGAACTGGGTCACGGATCCGCTGACCCTACGACCCAATGTGCCCGGCACCGGTGCCGAGAACTTCCAGATGGGCTCTTACGTCAAACACGATGGTTTCGTCTACGCCTTCGGCACGCCGTCCGGCCGTTCGGGTGACGCACGGTTGTCGCGGGTGCCGGAAGCGGAGATTCGAAACCTCACCGCGTACGAGTACTGGGACGGCAAGGCATGGGTGAAGGCGAATGCCGCCCTTGCCGCGCCCGTGATCCCAGGGCCCGTCAGCGAGCTGTCCGTGCAGTTCAACGAATACCTCGGCCAGTTCGTCGCGATGTACACGGACGCCGGCAACTCGGTGGTCATGCGGCGGTCCGATCGGCTCGAATCCGGCTGGAGTGCACCGGAAGTGTTGGTGAGCAGCCGCGACGTGCCCGAGCTGTACGGCGCCTACATGCATCCGTGGTCGAAGGGGTCGGATCTGTACTTCCTCGCCACCACCTGGTCCGACTACAACGTCATGCTCCTGCGCACCAACCTCGCCGACTGA
- a CDS encoding DUF488 domain-containing protein codes for MHKRQARPETDVDSPVVVERVYDHPTDGDGLRLFVDRLWPRGLRKDAFHFDDWARDLAPSTELRHWYSHDVAAFGEFRERYVSELDSPPGRKAVARVRELAHGRPIVLLTATKDVTHSHAEVLADYLRGQL; via the coding sequence ATGCACAAACGACAGGCACGTCCGGAGACGGACGTCGACTCACCAGTGGTGGTGGAACGGGTCTACGACCACCCCACCGACGGCGACGGACTCCGGCTCTTCGTCGACCGCCTCTGGCCGCGCGGCCTCCGTAAGGATGCGTTTCACTTCGACGACTGGGCCCGTGATCTCGCACCCTCGACCGAGCTTCGCCATTGGTACTCACACGACGTCGCCGCATTCGGCGAGTTCCGGGAACGGTACGTGTCCGAGCTGGACTCCCCGCCGGGACGCAAGGCTGTCGCGAGGGTTCGGGAGCTCGCGCACGGACGCCCCATCGTTCTCTTGACCGCCACCAAGGACGTCACCCACAGTCATGCGGAAGTCCTTGCCGACTATCTGCGCGGTCAGCTGTGA
- a CDS encoding DUF3558 domain-containing protein, with translation MSAVRTFAAVVAAVLLLTGCGNSITGTPLPEGAGVSGGGSDRFDKLLRECEAVPNEKIAEVLGGDGIDQYFYGAVCMWTVLSHAGSLDVTFGWFENNSLQRERDVADRLGYQVDTTSVAGASAFTARRPGDSATCGITAAYSGVITWWVQNRSGTGDPCAGARALAELTLQRNQ, from the coding sequence ATGAGCGCCGTCCGCACATTCGCCGCCGTTGTCGCGGCAGTGCTCCTGCTGACCGGGTGCGGTAACTCGATCACCGGCACTCCCCTCCCTGAAGGTGCCGGTGTGAGCGGCGGTGGCTCCGACCGATTCGACAAGCTGCTGCGCGAGTGTGAGGCGGTCCCGAACGAGAAGATCGCGGAGGTGCTCGGCGGTGACGGAATCGACCAGTACTTCTACGGGGCTGTCTGCATGTGGACGGTGTTGTCGCATGCCGGTTCCCTCGACGTGACGTTCGGCTGGTTCGAGAACAACTCGCTGCAGCGCGAGCGTGATGTCGCCGATCGGCTCGGCTACCAGGTGGACACCACCTCCGTCGCAGGTGCGTCGGCCTTCACCGCCCGGCGGCCCGGTGACAGTGCGACGTGCGGAATCACCGCCGCCTACTCCGGGGTGATCACCTGGTGGGTGCAGAACCGTTCTGGTACGGGCGATCCTTGTGCGGGGGCACGGGCCCTCGCGGAATTGACGCTGCAGCGCAATCAGTGA
- a CDS encoding Type 1 glutamine amidotransferase-like domain-containing protein yields MRLFLSSYRFGADPAPLMSLVGKPGRVGVIAAAADAWPPSARASAVVSDVAPLRRLGFSPEEVDLRDYIGTQNGGTSGLRDRLAGFGMLWVRGGNTFVLRAQMARSGADDVLRDLLTNDSLVYAGYSAGACVMTPTLRGLDSSDDPSEVFETCGIQPIWEGLGVVPFAIVPHHPPATPSGGEETVPLEDAAAVRRTVAALQLAGIEYRTLTDEQVIVVDGESTEPI; encoded by the coding sequence ATGCGCTTGTTCCTGTCGTCCTACCGGTTCGGAGCCGACCCCGCACCGCTGATGTCGCTCGTCGGAAAGCCGGGACGGGTGGGCGTGATCGCGGCAGCAGCCGACGCCTGGCCACCGTCCGCTCGCGCCTCAGCGGTGGTCAGTGATGTGGCGCCGCTGCGGCGCCTGGGGTTCTCTCCGGAGGAAGTCGATCTTCGCGACTACATAGGAACGCAGAACGGCGGCACGAGCGGGCTGAGAGACCGGCTGGCGGGATTCGGCATGCTCTGGGTGCGGGGCGGAAACACGTTCGTCCTGCGTGCCCAGATGGCGCGTAGTGGTGCGGACGATGTTCTTCGCGACCTGCTGACAAACGATTCGCTCGTCTACGCGGGATACAGCGCGGGCGCCTGCGTCATGACACCGACGTTGCGCGGTCTCGACTCCTCCGATGACCCGTCGGAGGTTTTCGAGACCTGTGGCATCCAGCCGATCTGGGAAGGCCTCGGGGTGGTGCCATTCGCGATCGTGCCGCATCACCCGCCTGCGACGCCCTCAGGCGGCGAAGAGACGGTGCCCCTGGAAGACGCGGCCGCTGTCCGGCGTACCGTCGCCGCCTTGCAGCTCGCGGGAATCGAGTACCGCACCTTGACGGACGAACAGGTAATCGTGGTGGACGGAGAGTCCACCGAGCCCATATGA
- a CDS encoding AMP-binding protein yields MFPGNFVATTPDKPAVVRPSTGEQLTYRQLDERSIRLARHLRGLGLKVGDHLALVSSNDLRVLEVYWAALRSGLYITVVNWHLTADEAGYVVNDCGAAVLIASADAARAIPTDPAHLPGVRHRLVYGGELDGFDSYDAAVAAQSGEPLETQPRGRDMLYSSGTTGRPKGIKPALLEGEVDSTTDPYTAVFAPMYGFDADTVYLCPAPLYHAAPLRFCGTITSVGGTIILMDRFDAEEALRLIEKYEVTHSQWVPTMFVRMLKLPKEVREKFDVSSLKVAIHAAAPCPPEVKRAMIDWWGPVIHEYYASTEGAGATFIDSAQALAKPGSVGHDGVMGIVHICDDTGAELPTGEIGTVYWEREERPFEYHNDPAKTEAATHPSHPTWTTSGDIGYLDDDRFLYLTDRAAFMIISGGVNIYPQESENILTMHPKVFDVAVIGVPDEEMGEQVKAVVQLVDDVEPSDAVARELLDFVRDRVTHFKAPRSIDFSDDLPRTPTGKLVKHKLRARYLAGAKTIG; encoded by the coding sequence ATGTTTCCCGGAAATTTTGTCGCCACCACCCCGGACAAGCCGGCCGTCGTCCGGCCGTCGACGGGGGAGCAGCTCACCTACCGGCAGCTGGATGAGCGGTCCATCCGGTTGGCGCGACACCTGCGTGGGCTCGGCCTGAAGGTCGGGGATCACCTGGCTCTGGTGTCGAGCAACGACCTCCGTGTTCTGGAGGTCTACTGGGCGGCCCTGCGATCGGGCCTCTACATCACCGTGGTGAACTGGCACCTCACCGCGGACGAAGCCGGCTACGTCGTGAACGACTGCGGAGCCGCCGTTCTCATCGCCTCGGCTGATGCGGCGCGGGCGATTCCCACCGACCCGGCCCACTTGCCCGGCGTCCGGCACCGGCTCGTCTACGGCGGTGAACTGGACGGCTTCGACAGCTACGACGCGGCGGTGGCGGCGCAGTCCGGTGAACCACTGGAGACGCAACCTCGTGGGCGGGACATGCTCTACTCGTCGGGCACCACCGGAAGGCCGAAGGGAATCAAACCCGCACTGCTGGAAGGTGAAGTCGACTCGACGACGGACCCGTACACGGCGGTGTTCGCGCCCATGTACGGATTCGACGCGGACACCGTCTACCTGTGCCCTGCGCCGCTGTATCACGCGGCGCCCCTCCGCTTCTGCGGCACCATCACGTCCGTCGGCGGAACCATCATCCTCATGGACAGGTTCGATGCAGAGGAGGCGCTGCGCCTGATCGAGAAGTACGAGGTGACGCACAGTCAATGGGTGCCCACCATGTTCGTGCGAATGCTGAAGTTGCCGAAAGAAGTTCGCGAGAAGTTCGACGTGTCGAGTCTGAAGGTGGCGATTCATGCGGCAGCCCCCTGCCCGCCCGAAGTGAAGCGTGCGATGATCGACTGGTGGGGCCCGGTGATCCACGAGTACTACGCCTCCACCGAAGGTGCCGGCGCCACGTTCATCGACAGTGCGCAGGCACTCGCCAAGCCGGGATCCGTCGGGCATGACGGGGTGATGGGCATCGTGCACATCTGCGACGACACCGGTGCGGAGCTGCCCACCGGTGAGATCGGAACGGTGTACTGGGAGCGCGAGGAGCGGCCGTTCGAATACCACAACGATCCGGCCAAGACCGAAGCCGCAACCCATCCCAGTCATCCGACGTGGACCACCAGCGGTGACATCGGATACCTCGACGACGATCGGTTTCTGTACCTCACGGACCGGGCGGCCTTCATGATCATCTCCGGCGGGGTCAACATCTATCCGCAGGAGTCCGAGAACATTCTCACCATGCATCCCAAGGTTTTCGACGTTGCGGTGATCGGTGTGCCCGACGAGGAAATGGGCGAACAGGTCAAGGCTGTGGTCCAACTCGTCGACGATGTGGAGCCGTCGGATGCGGTCGCCCGTGAACTACTGGACTTCGTGCGGGACCGGGTGACGCACTTCAAGGCGCCTCGGAGCATCGATTTCTCGGACGACCTGCCGCGCACGCCCACGGGTAAACTCGTCAAGCACAAGCTGCGGGCACGGTATCTCGCGGGCGCGAAGACAATTGGCTGA
- a CDS encoding maleylpyruvate isomerase family mycothiol-dependent enzyme gives MTALQKERILDALYEQWDVLDQLLSSVTGDDWFTPTPLPGWTVHDVAAHLIGTESMLAGISAPHTTVDVHGFAHVRNEIGAFNERWVEGLRGRPGTEMLDRFRDITERRRSELAQMTDEMFDAETATPVGPAPYLRFMRVRVFDCWMHELDIRDALGVAGDEGGVRGDTAFEEIMGAVGFLVGKRGKAPSGSRITLELTGPLAREIHVAVDGRAAVVDELPGDATTTITLDSRLFTRLAGGRVKAADHRDAITLGGDTAVGKQIVDNLTFTI, from the coding sequence GTGACTGCCCTACAGAAGGAACGGATACTCGACGCGCTGTACGAACAATGGGACGTGCTCGACCAGTTGCTGTCCTCGGTGACGGGTGACGACTGGTTCACGCCCACCCCCCTCCCTGGGTGGACCGTGCACGACGTCGCCGCCCACCTGATCGGTACCGAATCGATGCTCGCGGGGATATCGGCACCGCACACCACCGTCGATGTCCACGGATTCGCGCATGTGCGTAACGAGATCGGAGCGTTCAACGAACGGTGGGTAGAGGGACTGCGCGGGCGCCCCGGCACCGAGATGCTCGACCGCTTCCGGGACATCACCGAGCGCAGGCGCTCCGAACTGGCGCAGATGACGGATGAGATGTTCGACGCCGAGACCGCCACACCGGTCGGCCCAGCACCCTATCTCCGGTTCATGCGCGTCCGCGTGTTCGATTGCTGGATGCACGAACTCGACATCCGCGACGCGCTGGGTGTTGCCGGAGACGAGGGAGGTGTCCGCGGTGACACCGCGTTCGAGGAGATCATGGGAGCGGTCGGGTTCCTCGTCGGAAAGCGTGGCAAGGCGCCGTCGGGCTCGCGCATCACCCTCGAGTTGACTGGTCCGCTCGCGAGAGAGATCCACGTCGCCGTCGACGGGCGCGCAGCGGTGGTGGACGAGTTGCCGGGCGACGCCACCACGACGATCACACTCGACTCCCGGCTGTTCACCCGTCTTGCCGGGGGCCGGGTGAAGGCCGCGGATCACCGCGACGCCATCACCCTCGGCGGTGACACCGCCGTCGGCAAGCAGATCGTCGACAATCTCACTTTCACGATCTGA
- a CDS encoding FAD-binding oxidoreductase encodes MTIAPDALAELDAALPHGCLLTDPDLLASYSHDWARDPDAVLPAAVARPTRTEEVQAVLRWAGRHRVPVIPRGAGSGLSGGATAVRDSVVVSTERMRRIDVDPVTRIAVAQPGLLNAEVKAAAAEHGLWYPPDPSSFEMCTIGGNVATNAGGLCCVKYGVTTDYVLGLQVVLADGTAVRLGGPRLKDVAGLSLTKLFVGSEGTLGVVTEVTLRLIPAQPPSCTLVATFASVQAAADTVLAITRSLRPSMLEFMDRTTIGAVEDALKMGLDRTAEAMLIARSDAPGAIASEEISLMADACTASGASEVFTTDDPEEGEAFAAARRFAIPAVERLGSLLLEDVGVPLPKLPALVEGIASIARTRNVLIAVIAHAGDGNTHPLIVFDPADAAMAERARLAFGEIMDLAISLGGTITGEHGVGRLKKAWLPDQVGKDVMDVTARVKQALDPLGILNPGAIL; translated from the coding sequence ATGACGATCGCACCGGACGCTCTCGCGGAACTCGACGCTGCCCTCCCCCATGGATGCCTGCTCACCGATCCGGACCTTCTCGCGTCCTACAGCCACGACTGGGCACGCGACCCGGACGCTGTCCTGCCCGCCGCCGTTGCACGGCCGACGCGCACCGAGGAAGTCCAGGCGGTGCTGCGCTGGGCCGGCAGACATCGGGTCCCGGTGATCCCCCGCGGGGCCGGTTCGGGTCTCAGCGGAGGTGCCACCGCGGTACGGGACAGCGTCGTCGTCAGTACCGAGCGAATGCGCCGAATCGACGTCGACCCCGTCACCCGTATCGCCGTTGCCCAGCCCGGCCTGCTGAACGCCGAGGTCAAGGCGGCGGCCGCCGAACATGGGTTGTGGTATCCGCCCGACCCGTCGTCGTTCGAAATGTGCACCATCGGCGGCAACGTGGCGACCAACGCCGGCGGGCTGTGCTGCGTGAAGTACGGGGTCACCACCGACTACGTACTCGGCCTGCAAGTGGTGCTCGCGGACGGAACGGCGGTGCGGTTGGGCGGGCCCCGCCTCAAGGATGTCGCCGGACTGTCGCTGACCAAACTTTTCGTCGGCAGTGAGGGCACGCTCGGAGTCGTCACCGAGGTGACCCTCAGACTGATCCCGGCGCAACCGCCGTCGTGCACCTTGGTCGCGACGTTCGCGTCGGTGCAGGCGGCCGCCGACACCGTGCTGGCCATCACGCGCTCGCTGCGCCCGTCGATGCTGGAATTCATGGACCGCACGACGATCGGCGCCGTCGAGGATGCGCTGAAGATGGGCCTGGACCGGACTGCAGAAGCCATGCTCATCGCCCGCTCGGATGCACCGGGGGCGATTGCCTCGGAAGAGATCTCGCTCATGGCCGACGCCTGCACCGCGAGCGGCGCGTCGGAGGTATTCACCACCGACGATCCCGAGGAGGGCGAAGCCTTCGCAGCTGCAAGGCGATTCGCCATTCCCGCAGTGGAGCGACTCGGAAGCCTTCTCCTCGAAGACGTCGGAGTCCCATTGCCGAAGCTGCCCGCGCTGGTCGAAGGTATTGCGTCCATCGCACGGACACGAAATGTGCTGATCGCTGTCATTGCTCATGCCGGCGACGGCAATACGCATCCACTCATCGTGTTCGATCCCGCGGATGCCGCGATGGCGGAACGTGCCCGGCTCGCGTTCGGCGAGATCATGGATCTCGCCATTTCCCTCGGGGGAACGATCACCGGCGAACACGGGGTGGGAAGGCTGAAGAAGGCGTGGCTTCCCGACCAAGTGGGTAAGGACGTCATGGATGTGACGGCCCGGGTGAAGCAGGCGCTCGATCCTCTGGGAATCCTCAACCCGGGCGCCATTCTGTAG
- a CDS encoding APC family permease, translating to MRRAARQVNEGDADHLDEDAGHGTPLARAITGPLLFVFILGDVLGAGIYALVGVIAGEVGGAVWVPLLLALVMALLTATSYAELVTKYPRAGGAAVFAQRAYRTPLISFLVGFSMLAAGVTSAAGLALAFSGDYLAAFVDVPTVPAALVFLLLVGLLNARGIKESMRANVVMTVVEVTGLVLVVVLAGIVLGRGDGTLSRVVEFDDGRSPALAVLAAALLAYYSFVGFETSANVAEEVTNVRTVYPRALFGALLTAGAVYVLVGLAVSVVLPAGELAASSGPLLAVVSAADVGVPPRLFSLIALVAVANGALLTMIMASRLTYGMASEGLLPRPFARVLPRRRTPWVAIVATTAVAMALCVTGSLSALAETVVLLLLVVFISTNIAVLVLRRDAVEHRHFRAPTVFPILALVTCVALLTQQSAATWLRAALLLAVGVVWYAVSRRRSTRTDAESPRAQ from the coding sequence ATGCGACGCGCCGCCCGGCAAGTAAACGAGGGAGATGCCGACCACCTCGACGAGGACGCCGGACACGGGACCCCTCTCGCCCGCGCGATCACGGGTCCGCTCCTCTTCGTCTTCATCCTCGGCGACGTGCTGGGTGCCGGAATCTACGCGTTGGTGGGGGTCATCGCCGGCGAGGTGGGCGGCGCAGTCTGGGTGCCGTTGCTGCTGGCACTGGTGATGGCGTTGCTGACCGCGACCTCGTATGCCGAACTGGTCACCAAGTATCCGCGCGCCGGTGGGGCGGCGGTGTTCGCCCAGCGGGCGTATCGAACACCGCTGATCTCGTTCCTCGTCGGGTTCTCGATGCTCGCCGCCGGAGTCACGAGCGCTGCGGGGCTCGCACTCGCATTCTCCGGCGACTACCTCGCCGCGTTCGTGGATGTGCCGACCGTCCCGGCGGCACTCGTGTTCCTTCTCCTCGTGGGATTGCTCAACGCCCGGGGAATCAAGGAGTCGATGCGCGCCAATGTCGTCATGACGGTGGTGGAGGTCACCGGCCTGGTCCTGGTAGTGGTTCTGGCCGGCATCGTGCTCGGACGTGGTGACGGCACCCTGAGCCGGGTGGTCGAATTCGACGACGGCCGTTCGCCGGCGCTCGCGGTGCTGGCCGCCGCACTGCTCGCCTACTACTCGTTCGTGGGGTTCGAGACGTCCGCGAACGTCGCCGAAGAGGTGACCAACGTGCGCACGGTGTACCCGCGGGCGTTGTTCGGAGCGTTGCTGACGGCGGGGGCCGTCTATGTACTCGTCGGACTGGCGGTCTCGGTGGTCCTGCCAGCCGGCGAACTCGCCGCATCGTCCGGTCCGCTGCTGGCAGTGGTCTCCGCCGCCGACGTCGGCGTTCCACCTCGCCTGTTCAGTCTGATCGCGCTCGTCGCCGTCGCGAACGGCGCACTGCTGACGATGATCATGGCGAGCAGGCTCACGTATGGAATGGCGTCCGAGGGACTGCTTCCGCGTCCGTTCGCACGGGTCCTCCCGCGGCGACGGACTCCCTGGGTGGCGATTGTGGCGACCACCGCCGTCGCCATGGCTCTGTGCGTCACGGGTTCGCTGTCGGCCTTGGCGGAGACGGTGGTTCTGCTGCTGCTCGTCGTCTTCATCAGCACCAACATCGCGGTCCTGGTGTTGCGTCGTGATGCGGTGGAGCACCGGCACTTCCGGGCCCCGACGGTATTCCCGATCCTCGCCCTCGTCACGTGCGTGGCGCTGCTCACCCAGCAGAGCGCGGCCACCTGGCTGCGTGCGGCGCTACTCCTTGCCGTCGGAGTCGTGTGGTACGCAGTCTCCCGCCGTCGTTCCACGAGAACGGACGCCGAGAGTCCCCGCGCGCAGTAA